One Setaria viridis chromosome 5, Setaria_viridis_v4.0, whole genome shotgun sequence genomic region harbors:
- the LOC117857795 gene encoding uncharacterized protein: MPKGHTDHPREQVVARHMSSTYMSLPLQRGSRDVATPAPPAGGDNAAHPYPRAVAGMDTSLSLAGAGHGQYLPLNENDSLDMVLFDVLREASGGGGGSAAPSVTTYQPLPASSLLPPPLMAIASSAARRGSCVGGVGCDNSRAAHPHAHAPKAAGTGRHYRGVRRRPWGKYAAEIRDPARHGARLWLGTFGTAEEAAAAYDSAAFRMRGAKALLNFPRSVAGCGATAAAKQAAGVTEAK, translated from the coding sequence ATGCCCAAAGGCCACACTGATCACCCACGCGAGCAGGTGGTGGCGCGACACATGAGCAGCACGTACATGTCTCTCCCCCTGCAGCGCGGCAGCCGCGACGTCGCCACGCCGGCGCCTCCGGCCGGTGGCGACAACGCCGCGCATCCGTATCCGCGCGCGGTCGCGGGCATGGACACGTCCCTCTCCCTGGCCGGCGCCGGGCACGGCCAGTACCTCCCCCTCAACGAGAACGACTCCCTGGACATGGTCCTCTTCGACGTGCTCCGCgaggcgtccggcggcggcggcggctccgctgCGCCGTCGGTCACCACCTACCAGCCGCTCCCGGCCTCGTcgctgctgccgcctccgctgATGGCGATCGCTTCGAGCGCCGCGCGCAGGGGCAGCTGCGTCGGTGGCGTCGGTTGCGACAACAGCAGGGCCGCGCACCCGCACGCGCACGCACCGAAGGCGGCGGGCACGGGGCGGCACTACCGTGgggtgaggcggcggccgtggggcaAGTACGCCGCGGAGATCCGTGACCCGGCGCGGCACGGCGCGCGGCtctggctcggcaccttcggcacggccgaggaggccgccgcggcgtacGACAGCGCCGCGTTCCGCATGCGGGGCGCCAAGGCGCTGCTCAACTTCCCGCGGTCCGTCGCGGgctgcggcgccaccgccgcggcgaagCAGGCTGCTGGAGTGACGGAGGCCAAGTGA